Proteins encoded together in one Phalacrocorax aristotelis chromosome 7, bGulAri2.1, whole genome shotgun sequence window:
- the NCBP2 gene encoding nuclear cap-binding protein subunit 2 isoform X1: MCSGGTLSVLCSDSYADLSQYRDQHFRGTRYEQERLLRKSCTLYVGNLSFYTTEEQIHELFGKSGDIKKVIMGLDKVKKTACGFCFVEYYARGDAENAMRYINGTRLDDRIIRTDWDAGFKEGRQYGRGRSGGQVRDEYRQDYDAGRGGYGKTVQCQ; this comes from the exons ATGTGCTCCGGCGGGACGCTTAGCGTCCTGTGCAGCGACTCTTACGCCGACCTCAGCCAGTACCGGGACCAGCACTTCCGG GGGACGCGGTACGAGCAGGAGCGGCTGCTGAGGAAGAGCTGTACGCTGTACGTGGGGAACCTCTCCTTCTACACCACGGAGGAGCAGATCCACGAGCTCTTTGGTAAGAGCGGCGACATCAAGAAGGTCATCATGGGGCTGGACAAAGTGAAGAAAACTGCCTGCGGCTTCTGCTTCGTGGA GTATTATGCAAGAGGAGATGCTGAAAATGCAATGCGATACATCAATGGAACCAGACTTGATGATAGGATCATAAGGACAGACTGGGATGCAGGATTTAAGGAGGGTAGGCAGTACGGTCGTGGAAGATCAGGGGGCCAG GTCCGAGATGAATATCGGCAAGACTATGACGCTGGAAGAGGTGGCTATGGCAAAACTGTTCAATGCCAGTGA
- the NCBP2 gene encoding nuclear cap-binding protein subunit 2 isoform X2: MGLDKVKKTACGFCFVEYYARGDAENAMRYINGTRLDDRIIRTDWDAGFKEGRQYGRGRSGGQVRDEYRQDYDAGRGGYGKTVQCQ; encoded by the exons ATGGGGCTGGACAAAGTGAAGAAAACTGCCTGCGGCTTCTGCTTCGTGGA GTATTATGCAAGAGGAGATGCTGAAAATGCAATGCGATACATCAATGGAACCAGACTTGATGATAGGATCATAAGGACAGACTGGGATGCAGGATTTAAGGAGGGTAGGCAGTACGGTCGTGGAAGATCAGGGGGCCAG GTCCGAGATGAATATCGGCAAGACTATGACGCTGGAAGAGGTGGCTATGGCAAAACTGTTCAATGCCAGTGA